Proteins encoded together in one Kitasatospora albolonga window:
- a CDS encoding restriction endonuclease, which produces MAVVRKGRISAARRRRQRRLKIGATAGGLGLVVAVTFWGVIWPYLVGALVLSGVGGGGWWLWRTDRFIRGGDRQWRHDEAVRAGQRTLAEVDVMTGTEFEDFVVELCRRDGCTDVRRVGGSHDNGADVLGHLPDGRSMVIQCKRYAPKRKIPSREVRDLLGARVHFRADVAIFVATTYFSGPAEKFAAENDVLAVHRDHFGLWNNGASLSSLGAVNGLGQGDRRHRERWKETYG; this is translated from the coding sequence ATGGCAGTGGTACGGAAAGGGCGGATCTCAGCTGCGCGCAGACGTCGGCAGCGGCGTCTCAAGATCGGGGCCACCGCCGGGGGCCTCGGTCTTGTCGTGGCAGTCACCTTCTGGGGCGTGATCTGGCCCTATCTCGTCGGTGCACTTGTTCTCAGTGGCGTCGGCGGTGGCGGGTGGTGGTTATGGCGCACCGATCGGTTCATCAGGGGCGGTGACCGGCAGTGGCGGCACGATGAGGCCGTGCGGGCAGGGCAGCGGACGCTTGCCGAGGTCGACGTGATGACGGGAACAGAGTTCGAGGACTTCGTCGTGGAGCTGTGCCGACGTGACGGGTGCACTGACGTGCGGAGGGTCGGCGGCTCGCACGACAACGGGGCTGACGTGCTGGGGCACCTTCCCGACGGGCGGAGCATGGTGATCCAGTGCAAGCGGTACGCGCCCAAGCGCAAGATCCCCAGCAGGGAGGTCCGGGATCTCCTCGGTGCGAGGGTGCACTTCAGGGCCGACGTGGCGATCTTCGTGGCCACCACCTACTTCAGTGGCCCGGCAGAGAAGTTCGCCGCGGAGAACGATGTCCTGGCCGTCCATCGTGATCACTTCGGACTGTGGAACAACGGTGCTTCGCTGTCGTCGCTCGGCGCGGTGAACGGTCTGGGGCAGGGCGACCGTCGGCACCGGGAGCGCTGGAAGGAGACGTA